In Macadamia integrifolia cultivar HAES 741 chromosome 12, SCU_Mint_v3, whole genome shotgun sequence, the following are encoded in one genomic region:
- the LOC122057046 gene encoding tubby-like F-box protein 3 isoform X1, with the protein MSFKSIIQDMKGDFGTISRKGFEVKLGYGLRSRSHRVVQDVFVPVDAMKQSCWANMPPELLRDVLTRIEDSESTWPPRKNVVACAGVCRSWRDITMEIVKTPEASGKLTFPISLKQPGPRDSLLQCFIKRNRSSQTYHLYLGLTQAHSTLTDNGKFLLAARKCRRPTCTDYIISLDADDMSKGSGTYIGKLRSNFLGTKFTIYDAQPPHAGATITKSRSTRLVGLKQVSPRIPAANYSVAHISYELNVLGSRGPRRMQCVMDVIPASAIEPGGEAPTQTEFPLSNLDSFPSLPFFRSKSTRTDNVLSGPLTTPKDGVLVLKNKAPRWHEQLQCWCLNFRGRVTVASVKNFQLVASPENGIAGQEHEKVLLQFGKVGKDLFTMDYRYPLSAFQAFAICLSSFDTKIASMFAAFSVS; encoded by the exons ATGTCTTTCAAGAGCATCATCCAAGACATGAAGGGGGATTTTGGTACTATCTCAAGGAAAGGGTTTGAGGTGAAGTTGGGCTATGGCTTACGATCGAGATCACATCGAGTAGTTCAGGATGTTTTTGTTCCAGTCGATGCTATGAAGCAGAGCTGTTGGGCTAACATGCCACCAGAACTTCTGAGGGACGTGCTTACGAGGATAGAAGATTCAGAGAGTACCTGGCCTCCACGTAAGAACGTGGTCGCTTGTGCTGGGGTTTGCAGGAGTTGGAGAGATATCACAATGGAGATTGTTAAGACCCCCGAAGCCTCCGGCAAGCTTACATTTCCGATTTCCTTAAAGCAG CCTGGCCCTAGAGACTCCCTCCTTCAGTGTTTCATAAAACGGAACCGAAGCTCCCAAACATACCATCTTTACCTTGGATTAACTCAAG CTCATAGTA CACTTACTGATAATGGAAAATTCCTTCTTGCTGCACGCAAGTGTCGACGCCCTACCTGCACTGACTACATCATCTCTCTAGATGCTGATGATATGTCAAAGGGGAGTGGAACTTACATTGGGAAGTTGAG GTCAAACTTTTTGGGGACCAAGTTTACGATCTATGATGCACAGCCTCCTCATGCTGGAGCCACGATTACAAAAAGTCGTTCCACTCGGTTGGTGGGTTTGAAACAGGTCTCTCCCAGAATCCCTGCTGCCAACTACTCAGTAGCGCACATTTCATATGAGTTGAATGTTTTGGGTTCCAG GGGTCCAAGGAGGATGCAATGTGTAATGGATGTCATCCCTGCCTCTGCAATTGAACCTGGGGGTGAGGCCCCCACACAGACTGAATTTCCCCTTAGCAACCTGGATTCCTTCCCGTCTCTTCCCTTTTTTAGATCAAAATCGACCCGCACAGACAATGTCCTATCAGGGCCTTTGACTACCCCGAAAGATGGAGTGCTGGTGTTAAAGAACAAGGCTCCTAGGTGGCATGAGCAGCTCCAATGCTGGTGCCTGAATTTCCGTGGACGAGTGACAGTTGCTTCGGTGAAGAACTTTCAACTGGTGGCTTCTCCAGAGAATGGAATAGCAGGGCAGGAGCATGAGAAGGTCCTCCTTCAGTTTGGGAAAGTGGGGAAGGACTTGTTCACCATGGATTATCGGTACCCACTCTCAGCATTCCAGGCATTTGCTATCTGCCTCAGCAGCTTTGACACCAAGATTGCTT
- the LOC122057046 gene encoding tubby-like F-box protein 3 isoform X2 encodes MSFKSIIQDMKGDFGTISRKGFEVKLGYGLRSRSHRVVQDVFVPVDAMKQSCWANMPPELLRDVLTRIEDSESTWPPRKNVVACAGVCRSWRDITMEIVKTPEASGKLTFPISLKQPGPRDSLLQCFIKRNRSSQTYHLYLGLTQALTDNGKFLLAARKCRRPTCTDYIISLDADDMSKGSGTYIGKLRSNFLGTKFTIYDAQPPHAGATITKSRSTRLVGLKQVSPRIPAANYSVAHISYELNVLGSRGPRRMQCVMDVIPASAIEPGGEAPTQTEFPLSNLDSFPSLPFFRSKSTRTDNVLSGPLTTPKDGVLVLKNKAPRWHEQLQCWCLNFRGRVTVASVKNFQLVASPENGIAGQEHEKVLLQFGKVGKDLFTMDYRYPLSAFQAFAICLSSFDTKIASMFAAFSVS; translated from the exons ATGTCTTTCAAGAGCATCATCCAAGACATGAAGGGGGATTTTGGTACTATCTCAAGGAAAGGGTTTGAGGTGAAGTTGGGCTATGGCTTACGATCGAGATCACATCGAGTAGTTCAGGATGTTTTTGTTCCAGTCGATGCTATGAAGCAGAGCTGTTGGGCTAACATGCCACCAGAACTTCTGAGGGACGTGCTTACGAGGATAGAAGATTCAGAGAGTACCTGGCCTCCACGTAAGAACGTGGTCGCTTGTGCTGGGGTTTGCAGGAGTTGGAGAGATATCACAATGGAGATTGTTAAGACCCCCGAAGCCTCCGGCAAGCTTACATTTCCGATTTCCTTAAAGCAG CCTGGCCCTAGAGACTCCCTCCTTCAGTGTTTCATAAAACGGAACCGAAGCTCCCAAACATACCATCTTTACCTTGGATTAACTCAAG CACTTACTGATAATGGAAAATTCCTTCTTGCTGCACGCAAGTGTCGACGCCCTACCTGCACTGACTACATCATCTCTCTAGATGCTGATGATATGTCAAAGGGGAGTGGAACTTACATTGGGAAGTTGAG GTCAAACTTTTTGGGGACCAAGTTTACGATCTATGATGCACAGCCTCCTCATGCTGGAGCCACGATTACAAAAAGTCGTTCCACTCGGTTGGTGGGTTTGAAACAGGTCTCTCCCAGAATCCCTGCTGCCAACTACTCAGTAGCGCACATTTCATATGAGTTGAATGTTTTGGGTTCCAG GGGTCCAAGGAGGATGCAATGTGTAATGGATGTCATCCCTGCCTCTGCAATTGAACCTGGGGGTGAGGCCCCCACACAGACTGAATTTCCCCTTAGCAACCTGGATTCCTTCCCGTCTCTTCCCTTTTTTAGATCAAAATCGACCCGCACAGACAATGTCCTATCAGGGCCTTTGACTACCCCGAAAGATGGAGTGCTGGTGTTAAAGAACAAGGCTCCTAGGTGGCATGAGCAGCTCCAATGCTGGTGCCTGAATTTCCGTGGACGAGTGACAGTTGCTTCGGTGAAGAACTTTCAACTGGTGGCTTCTCCAGAGAATGGAATAGCAGGGCAGGAGCATGAGAAGGTCCTCCTTCAGTTTGGGAAAGTGGGGAAGGACTTGTTCACCATGGATTATCGGTACCCACTCTCAGCATTCCAGGCATTTGCTATCTGCCTCAGCAGCTTTGACACCAAGATTGCTT
- the LOC122057046 gene encoding tubby-like F-box protein 3 isoform X4, translating to MSFKSIIQDMKGDFGTISRKGFEVKLGYGLRSRSHRVVQDVFVPVDAMKQSCWANMPPELLRDVLTRIEDSESTWPPRKNVVACAGVCRSWRDITMEIVKTPEASGKLTFPISLKQPGPRDSLLQCFIKRNRSSQTYHLYLGLTQALTDNGKFLLAARKCRRPTCTDYIISLDADDMSKGSGTYIGKLRSNFLGTKFTIYDAQPPHAGATITKSRSTRLVGLKQVSPRIPAANYSVAHISYELNVLGSRGPRRMQCVMDVIPASAIEPGGEAPTQTEFPLSNLDSFPSLPFFRSKSTRTDNVLSGPLTTPKDGVLVLKNKAPRWHEQLQCWCLNFRGRVTVASVKNFQLVASPENGIAGQEHEKVLLQFGKVGKDLFTMDYRYPLSAFQAFAICLSSFDTKIACE from the exons ATGTCTTTCAAGAGCATCATCCAAGACATGAAGGGGGATTTTGGTACTATCTCAAGGAAAGGGTTTGAGGTGAAGTTGGGCTATGGCTTACGATCGAGATCACATCGAGTAGTTCAGGATGTTTTTGTTCCAGTCGATGCTATGAAGCAGAGCTGTTGGGCTAACATGCCACCAGAACTTCTGAGGGACGTGCTTACGAGGATAGAAGATTCAGAGAGTACCTGGCCTCCACGTAAGAACGTGGTCGCTTGTGCTGGGGTTTGCAGGAGTTGGAGAGATATCACAATGGAGATTGTTAAGACCCCCGAAGCCTCCGGCAAGCTTACATTTCCGATTTCCTTAAAGCAG CCTGGCCCTAGAGACTCCCTCCTTCAGTGTTTCATAAAACGGAACCGAAGCTCCCAAACATACCATCTTTACCTTGGATTAACTCAAG CACTTACTGATAATGGAAAATTCCTTCTTGCTGCACGCAAGTGTCGACGCCCTACCTGCACTGACTACATCATCTCTCTAGATGCTGATGATATGTCAAAGGGGAGTGGAACTTACATTGGGAAGTTGAG GTCAAACTTTTTGGGGACCAAGTTTACGATCTATGATGCACAGCCTCCTCATGCTGGAGCCACGATTACAAAAAGTCGTTCCACTCGGTTGGTGGGTTTGAAACAGGTCTCTCCCAGAATCCCTGCTGCCAACTACTCAGTAGCGCACATTTCATATGAGTTGAATGTTTTGGGTTCCAG GGGTCCAAGGAGGATGCAATGTGTAATGGATGTCATCCCTGCCTCTGCAATTGAACCTGGGGGTGAGGCCCCCACACAGACTGAATTTCCCCTTAGCAACCTGGATTCCTTCCCGTCTCTTCCCTTTTTTAGATCAAAATCGACCCGCACAGACAATGTCCTATCAGGGCCTTTGACTACCCCGAAAGATGGAGTGCTGGTGTTAAAGAACAAGGCTCCTAGGTGGCATGAGCAGCTCCAATGCTGGTGCCTGAATTTCCGTGGACGAGTGACAGTTGCTTCGGTGAAGAACTTTCAACTGGTGGCTTCTCCAGAGAATGGAATAGCAGGGCAGGAGCATGAGAAGGTCCTCCTTCAGTTTGGGAAAGTGGGGAAGGACTTGTTCACCATGGATTATCGGTACCCACTCTCAGCATTCCAGGCATTTGCTATCTGCCTCAGCAGCTTTGACACCAAGATTGCTTGTGAGTGA
- the LOC122057046 gene encoding tubby-like F-box protein 3 isoform X3, with product MSFKSIIQDMKGDFGTISRKGFEVKLGYGLRSRSHRVVQDVFVPVDAMKQSCWANMPPELLRDVLTRIEDSESTWPPRKNVVACAGVCRSWRDITMEIVKTPEASGKLTFPISLKQPGPRDSLLQCFIKRNRSSQTYHLYLGLTQAHSTLTDNGKFLLAARKCRRPTCTDYIISLDADDMSKGSGTYIGKLRSNFLGTKFTIYDAQPPHAGATITKSRSTRLVGLKQVSPRIPAANYSVAHISYELNVLGSRGPRRMQCVMDVIPASAIEPGGEAPTQTEFPLSNLDSFPSLPFFRSKSTRTDNVLSGPLTTPKDGVLVLKNKAPRWHEQLQCWCLNFRGRVTVASVKNFQLVASPENGIAGQEHEKVLLQFGKVGKDLFTMDYRYPLSAFQAFAICLSSFDTKIACE from the exons ATGTCTTTCAAGAGCATCATCCAAGACATGAAGGGGGATTTTGGTACTATCTCAAGGAAAGGGTTTGAGGTGAAGTTGGGCTATGGCTTACGATCGAGATCACATCGAGTAGTTCAGGATGTTTTTGTTCCAGTCGATGCTATGAAGCAGAGCTGTTGGGCTAACATGCCACCAGAACTTCTGAGGGACGTGCTTACGAGGATAGAAGATTCAGAGAGTACCTGGCCTCCACGTAAGAACGTGGTCGCTTGTGCTGGGGTTTGCAGGAGTTGGAGAGATATCACAATGGAGATTGTTAAGACCCCCGAAGCCTCCGGCAAGCTTACATTTCCGATTTCCTTAAAGCAG CCTGGCCCTAGAGACTCCCTCCTTCAGTGTTTCATAAAACGGAACCGAAGCTCCCAAACATACCATCTTTACCTTGGATTAACTCAAG CTCATAGTA CACTTACTGATAATGGAAAATTCCTTCTTGCTGCACGCAAGTGTCGACGCCCTACCTGCACTGACTACATCATCTCTCTAGATGCTGATGATATGTCAAAGGGGAGTGGAACTTACATTGGGAAGTTGAG GTCAAACTTTTTGGGGACCAAGTTTACGATCTATGATGCACAGCCTCCTCATGCTGGAGCCACGATTACAAAAAGTCGTTCCACTCGGTTGGTGGGTTTGAAACAGGTCTCTCCCAGAATCCCTGCTGCCAACTACTCAGTAGCGCACATTTCATATGAGTTGAATGTTTTGGGTTCCAG GGGTCCAAGGAGGATGCAATGTGTAATGGATGTCATCCCTGCCTCTGCAATTGAACCTGGGGGTGAGGCCCCCACACAGACTGAATTTCCCCTTAGCAACCTGGATTCCTTCCCGTCTCTTCCCTTTTTTAGATCAAAATCGACCCGCACAGACAATGTCCTATCAGGGCCTTTGACTACCCCGAAAGATGGAGTGCTGGTGTTAAAGAACAAGGCTCCTAGGTGGCATGAGCAGCTCCAATGCTGGTGCCTGAATTTCCGTGGACGAGTGACAGTTGCTTCGGTGAAGAACTTTCAACTGGTGGCTTCTCCAGAGAATGGAATAGCAGGGCAGGAGCATGAGAAGGTCCTCCTTCAGTTTGGGAAAGTGGGGAAGGACTTGTTCACCATGGATTATCGGTACCCACTCTCAGCATTCCAGGCATTTGCTATCTGCCTCAGCAGCTTTGACACCAAGATTGCTTGTGAGTGA